A section of the Thermus antranikianii DSM 12462 genome encodes:
- a CDS encoding c-type cytochrome has translation MVKRILVLLALLGLAVGARYNLGTPISEELAAQYDLRPVVLPDGRGLPPGEGRVEEGERIYAEKCASCHGARGEGYPFNRLVAEPFPITPATEPVEFAIGNYWQYATTLYDYIRRAMPFGAPGTLTNEEVYHLVAFLLYMNGIIEAHEPINQKTLPQVRMPARELLDLDPETKRRFPWLTLP, from the coding sequence ATGGTTAAGCGCATCCTGGTTCTTTTGGCCCTTTTGGGCCTGGCGGTGGGAGCCCGGTACAACCTGGGTACCCCTATCTCCGAGGAACTGGCGGCCCAGTACGACCTAAGGCCGGTGGTCCTTCCAGACGGCCGGGGGCTTCCCCCGGGGGAGGGGAGGGTGGAGGAAGGGGAGCGGATCTATGCGGAGAAGTGCGCCTCCTGCCACGGGGCCCGGGGGGAGGGGTACCCCTTCAACCGGTTGGTGGCCGAGCCCTTTCCCATCACCCCTGCCACCGAGCCTGTGGAGTTTGCCATCGGCAACTACTGGCAGTACGCCACCACCCTTTACGACTACATCCGGCGGGCCATGCCCTTTGGGGCGCCTGGTACCCTTACCAACGAAGAGGTTTACCACTTGGTGGCCTTCCTTCTCTACATGAACGGGATCATAGAGGCCCACGAGCCCATCAACCAGAAGACCCTGCCCCAGGTGAGGATGCCCGCTCGGGAGCTTTTG
- the soxC gene encoding sulfite dehydrogenase, with translation MDRRKFFRLLGAGGVLGLLKAKAQMPPWDEETFAPMKTLGAPLSEYGQRSPFEEGVVRYISPNLRTRHSGADFAPLEKLEGVITPNGLHFERHHGGVPQVDPAKYRLVIHGMVERPLVFTLEDLKRFPSVTRTYFIECAGNGQNGYRNPPDPNLTATRSRGLASNASWTGVPLALLLKEAGVKPGARWLIPEGMDAVAYTRSLPLEKAMEDVLVAYAQNGEALRPEQGYPVRLVVPGWEGSIQVKWLRRILVTDLPAMAKDETSEYTDVMADGRVLAFTWVMDPESIITYPSGLQQIKPGFHEIRGLAWSGYGRITKVEISFDEGKTWRQATLEPPVERYAFVRFKMPWHWDGKEVVLWSRAWDEKGNTQPTREEFFKKWGRNNRYHYNAIQAWRILPDGRVVNGDRPLGQQAFGPAGGCGGEVFDG, from the coding sequence ATGGACCGAAGGAAGTTCTTCCGGCTTTTGGGTGCAGGGGGTGTTTTGGGTCTGTTAAAAGCCAAAGCGCAGATGCCTCCTTGGGATGAGGAAACCTTTGCCCCCATGAAGACCCTGGGGGCCCCCCTCTCCGAGTATGGCCAAAGGAGCCCCTTTGAGGAGGGAGTGGTGCGCTACATCTCCCCCAACCTGCGTACCCGCCACTCCGGAGCCGACTTCGCCCCCCTGGAGAAGCTGGAGGGGGTTATCACCCCCAATGGCCTCCATTTTGAGCGGCATCACGGAGGGGTGCCCCAGGTGGATCCAGCCAAGTACCGCCTGGTGATCCACGGGATGGTGGAAAGGCCCTTGGTTTTCACCTTGGAGGACCTAAAGCGCTTCCCCTCCGTGACCCGCACGTACTTCATTGAGTGCGCTGGCAACGGGCAAAATGGCTACCGCAATCCCCCGGACCCCAACCTCACCGCCACGCGTAGCCGGGGCCTGGCCTCCAACGCCAGCTGGACGGGGGTTCCCTTGGCCTTGCTCCTCAAGGAGGCGGGGGTGAAACCGGGGGCCAGGTGGCTCATCCCTGAGGGGATGGACGCCGTGGCCTACACCCGTTCCTTGCCTCTGGAGAAGGCTATGGAGGACGTGCTGGTGGCCTACGCCCAAAACGGCGAGGCCTTGCGCCCCGAGCAGGGTTATCCCGTGCGCCTGGTGGTGCCGGGCTGGGAGGGAAGCATCCAGGTGAAGTGGCTTAGGCGCATCCTGGTCACGGACCTTCCCGCCATGGCCAAGGATGAAACCAGCGAGTACACCGACGTGATGGCCGATGGCCGGGTGCTGGCCTTCACCTGGGTTATGGACCCAGAGTCCATCATCACCTACCCCTCGGGCCTGCAGCAGATCAAGCCGGGCTTCCATGAGATCCGCGGCCTGGCCTGGAGCGGGTACGGGCGGATCACCAAGGTGGAGATCTCCTTCGACGAGGGGAAGACCTGGCGCCAGGCCACCCTGGAACCCCCGGTGGAGCGCTACGCCTTCGTGCGCTTCAAGATGCCCTGGCACTGGGATGGGAAGGAGGTGGTCCTCTGGAGCCGGGCCTGGGACGAGAAAGGGAACACCCAGCCTACCCGGGAGGAGTTCTTCAAGAAGTGGGGCAGGAACAACCGTTACCACTACAACGCCATTCAGGCCTGGCGCATCCTGCCCGACGGCCGGGTGGTGAACGGGGATAGGCCCTTGGGCCAGCAGGCCTTCGGGCCTGCGGGTGGATGTGGCGGGGAGGTGTTCGATGGTTAA
- a CDS encoding FAD-dependent oxidoreductase, with amino-acid sequence MGKVSRRQVLKTGAALAAAGAISRPAFAREFYSRPATLLPRTRKPRVVVIGGGWGGTTAARKLVQSGVDVEVVLIEQKPLFMSCPMSNLFLAGVKPLEWLVFDYTNVVKDGVIFVQERVLDINRERRLVRTTGGYLAYDFLVLAPGIDYMYEAIPGYAEVKHLMPVGFKPFEHVALRRMLDQFDETGGELVMYIPNPPYRCPPGPYERAAMLAWRLKTKGVKGKVIVLDANPQPISKAPGFLAAYNELYKDYLEYVPNTRITGLDYEKKVVRTELGDVPFTLANIIPPMKAGELVRIAGLGERWANVKIPYFLSEKDDRVYLVGDITGNTPYPKSGMVAYVSGTIVARHLTERLKGKPLAEIPPELPHNICYSFVDKEEAIWVAANYSWDEAAKQIKSQGSVDNQRSAANGTAAIGWAMGIWNDMFGPA; translated from the coding sequence ATGGGCAAGGTTAGTCGGCGTCAGGTCCTCAAGACGGGGGCGGCCTTGGCTGCTGCTGGGGCGATTTCGAGGCCAGCCTTCGCCCGGGAGTTCTACAGCCGCCCGGCCACCCTTCTTCCCCGCACCCGCAAGCCGCGGGTGGTGGTGATCGGGGGTGGCTGGGGTGGCACCACGGCGGCCCGGAAGCTGGTTCAGTCCGGGGTGGATGTGGAGGTGGTGCTCATCGAGCAGAAGCCCCTCTTCATGTCCTGCCCCATGTCCAACCTCTTCCTGGCCGGGGTCAAGCCCCTGGAGTGGCTGGTCTTTGACTACACCAACGTGGTCAAGGACGGGGTGATCTTTGTCCAGGAGAGGGTTTTGGACATCAACCGGGAGCGGCGGTTGGTGCGGACCACCGGTGGATACCTGGCTTACGACTTCTTGGTCCTAGCCCCGGGCATTGACTACATGTACGAGGCCATCCCGGGCTACGCCGAGGTGAAGCACCTCATGCCTGTGGGCTTCAAGCCCTTTGAGCACGTCGCCTTAAGGCGGATGCTGGACCAGTTCGATGAGACGGGTGGGGAGCTCGTCATGTACATCCCCAACCCTCCCTACCGCTGCCCCCCTGGGCCCTACGAGCGGGCGGCCATGCTGGCCTGGCGGCTCAAGACCAAGGGGGTTAAGGGGAAAGTCATCGTTTTGGACGCCAACCCCCAACCCATTTCCAAGGCCCCGGGCTTCCTGGCCGCCTACAACGAGCTTTACAAGGACTACCTGGAGTACGTTCCTAACACCCGGATCACCGGCTTGGACTACGAGAAGAAGGTGGTTAGGACGGAGCTCGGGGATGTGCCCTTCACCTTGGCCAACATCATTCCTCCCATGAAGGCGGGGGAGCTGGTGCGCATCGCAGGCTTGGGGGAGCGGTGGGCCAACGTGAAGATCCCCTACTTCCTCTCGGAGAAGGACGACCGTGTCTACCTGGTGGGGGATATCACCGGGAACACCCCTTACCCCAAAAGCGGCATGGTGGCCTACGTTTCCGGCACCATCGTGGCCCGGCACCTGACAGAACGGCTTAAAGGCAAGCCTTTGGCGGAGATTCCCCCCGAGCTTCCCCACAACATCTGCTACTCCTTCGTGGACAAGGAGGAGGCCATCTGGGTGGCGGCCAACTACTCCTGGGACGAGGCGGCCAAGCAGATCAAGTCCCAGGGTTCCGTGGACAACCAGCGCTCGGCGGCCAACGGCACCGCCGCCATCGGCTGGGCTATGGGAATTTGGAACGACATGTTCGGCCCAGCTTAA
- a CDS encoding translation initiation factor 2: protein MRKLLALVALLGLGLAQSLLVEVKGSLEEVEAKTLAALRSVGLEADRVLNLGEQVRQVTGPGFPEYRLVVLKPDKGSIEAVSKNPMAAIVLPPTVFITGQGNSFRVGAFDGRLLFSMLQVYGGEVERLVWRLEAALGRLGIVKRLPPAMMPDPSSGMMPALMYRVPSAKVEDVVLMVEAELTSNGLNLLPNVKVGPVTVIMPCKSEWARIMFLTQPAGGFAAPCRFFALQMGNDVLVGAIEPMLMTIMPGVMGTPAVAMLQEARQVMSQILEATGGTPYRPGR from the coding sequence ATGAGGAAACTTTTGGCTTTGGTGGCCCTTTTGGGGTTGGGTTTGGCGCAGTCGCTGCTGGTGGAGGTTAAGGGCTCCCTGGAAGAGGTGGAGGCCAAGACCCTTGCTGCCTTGAGGTCGGTGGGCCTCGAGGCGGACCGGGTTCTGAACCTGGGGGAGCAGGTGCGCCAGGTGACGGGTCCGGGCTTCCCCGAGTACCGCCTGGTGGTGCTGAAGCCGGATAAGGGAAGCATCGAGGCGGTTTCCAAAAACCCCATGGCCGCCATCGTCCTTCCTCCCACGGTCTTCATCACCGGCCAGGGGAATAGCTTTAGGGTGGGCGCCTTTGATGGGCGCCTCCTCTTCTCCATGCTCCAGGTGTACGGGGGTGAGGTGGAGCGGCTGGTGTGGCGCCTCGAGGCGGCCTTGGGACGGCTTGGCATCGTGAAGCGTCTGCCTCCCGCCATGATGCCCGATCCCTCTAGCGGCATGATGCCTGCCCTCATGTACCGCGTGCCTTCCGCCAAAGTGGAGGATGTGGTGCTTATGGTGGAAGCGGAACTCACCTCCAACGGGCTCAACCTCCTGCCCAACGTGAAGGTGGGCCCGGTGACCGTGATCATGCCCTGCAAGAGCGAATGGGCCCGGATCATGTTCCTCACCCAGCCCGCGGGAGGCTTCGCCGCTCCTTGCCGCTTCTTCGCCCTGCAGATGGGCAATGACGTCCTGGTGGGCGCCATCGAGCCCATGCTCATGACCATCATGCCCGGGGTGATGGGCACCCCGGCGGTGGCCATGCTCCAGGAAGCCCGCCAGGTCATGAGCCAGATCCTGGAAGCCACGGGCGGGACTCCTTACCGCCCTGGCCGATAA
- a CDS encoding rhodanese-like domain-containing protein encodes MRRRDLLTVLPLLPLARAQGGGGDWVKAFGEFLKRVPPASYLVYPTEARDLLLFDPFILDVRTEEERKRGYIPGSVHIYVGQVPDRLAELPKDKETLILVYCNSGSISMVVTAYLQALGYKNAKNIAHGFKGWLDTGLEVEGGS; translated from the coding sequence ATGCGCCGCCGCGACCTCCTTACTGTTCTTCCCCTCCTTCCCCTGGCCCGGGCCCAGGGAGGCGGAGGGGACTGGGTGAAGGCCTTTGGGGAGTTCCTCAAGCGCGTGCCCCCCGCCAGCTACCTGGTTTATCCCACCGAGGCCAGGGACCTCCTTCTCTTTGATCCCTTTATCCTGGACGTGCGCACGGAGGAGGAGCGGAAGAGGGGCTACATTCCTGGTTCGGTGCACATCTACGTTGGGCAGGTACCCGATCGCCTGGCGGAGCTTCCCAAGGACAAGGAAACCTTGATTCTGGTCTACTGCAACTCGGGCAGCATTTCCATGGTGGTGACCGCTTACCTGCAAGCGCTTGGGTACAAGAACGCTAAGAACATTGCCCATGGGTTCAAGGGCTGGCTGGACACTGGCCTGGAAGTGGAAGGGGGTTCGTAA
- the soxA gene encoding sulfur oxidation c-type cytochrome SoxA, giving the protein MKRGNRLIFLGVLAVGILLGVGAYTQQQKPLDPFEEAMRQRQMYLETFGVLPGDLFVEEGKELFFRKGPSGKTLEECDFGKGKGVLEGVYAILPRYFPDSKRVEDLETRVYTCMQTVQGYKPAEIKRDEVRAITAYIASFSSKAKIQVVPKHPAELAMYNLGRELWYTRAGARDMSCAVCHDQYAGQRVRLSPVRSPKQGLGNEWPAYRFEEDRLYTMEDRINFCYESIAIPKPEFYSDVHIALTVYMLAEATKAGHSFEELPFFTR; this is encoded by the coding sequence GTGAAGAGAGGGAATCGCTTGATCTTCCTGGGTGTGCTGGCCGTGGGGATCCTGTTGGGCGTGGGAGCGTACACCCAGCAGCAAAAGCCCTTGGATCCCTTTGAGGAGGCCATGCGCCAGCGGCAGATGTACCTGGAGACCTTTGGCGTGCTCCCGGGGGATCTTTTTGTGGAGGAGGGGAAGGAGCTTTTCTTCCGCAAGGGGCCGAGCGGCAAGACCCTCGAGGAATGCGATTTCGGCAAGGGGAAGGGGGTCTTGGAGGGAGTCTACGCCATCCTTCCCAGGTACTTCCCCGACAGCAAGCGGGTGGAGGACCTGGAAACCCGGGTGTACACCTGCATGCAGACCGTGCAGGGGTATAAGCCGGCGGAAATCAAGCGGGACGAGGTTAGGGCGATCACCGCCTACATCGCTTCCTTCTCCTCCAAGGCCAAGATCCAGGTGGTGCCCAAGCACCCGGCGGAGCTGGCCATGTACAACCTGGGGCGGGAGCTTTGGTACACCCGTGCCGGGGCCCGGGACATGAGCTGCGCCGTCTGCCACGACCAGTATGCCGGCCAGAGGGTGCGGCTTTCCCCGGTGCGGAGCCCCAAGCAGGGTCTGGGCAACGAGTGGCCTGCCTACCGGTTTGAGGAGGACCGGCTCTACACCATGGAGGACCGCATCAACTTCTGCTACGAATCCATCGCCATCCCCAAGCCTGAGTTCTACTCCGATGTCCACATCGCCTTGACGGTGTACATGCTGGCCGAGGCCACCAAGGCCGGGCACTCCTTTGAGGAGTTGCCCTTCTTCACCCGCTAG
- the soxX gene encoding sulfur oxidation c-type cytochrome SoxX yields the protein MTKKAAILLASALLLGLGLTQVSPFRARFEAALHAGGHEFAKVMLSQDKGQVLCSQYRDKLPPDLIPTFLAEQKALIKYPANGKLMGDWKNGEKVFTDPKRGNCYACHAGVASEVAHGTMGPSLTNYGQRGTSEAVVRYTYEKIFNAWAFVPCSLMYRGGVHGLFTPEETADLVAFLLDPESPINRR from the coding sequence ATGACCAAAAAAGCGGCGATACTGCTGGCCTCGGCCCTGCTCTTGGGGCTTGGTCTCACCCAGGTGAGTCCCTTTAGGGCCCGCTTTGAGGCGGCTTTGCATGCGGGCGGCCACGAGTTCGCCAAGGTGATGCTCTCCCAGGACAAGGGGCAGGTCCTTTGCTCCCAGTACCGGGACAAGCTTCCCCCCGACCTCATTCCGACCTTCCTGGCAGAGCAGAAGGCCCTCATCAAGTACCCGGCGAACGGCAAGCTCATGGGGGACTGGAAAAACGGGGAGAAGGTCTTCACCGATCCCAAGCGGGGTAACTGCTACGCCTGCCACGCCGGGGTGGCCAGCGAGGTGGCCCACGGCACCATGGGGCCGAGCCTGACCAACTATGGGCAGCGGGGCACCTCGGAGGCGGTGGTGCGGTACACCTACGAGAAGATCTTCAACGCCTGGGCCTTCGTGCCTTGCTCCCTGATGTACCGGGGCGGGGTGCACGGCCTCTTTACCCCGGAGGAAACCGCCGACCTGGTGGCCTTCCTTCTGGACCCCGAGTCCCCCATCAACCGGAGGTGA
- the soxB gene encoding thiosulfohydrolase SoxB, whose translation MNRRELLFWLSALGGLGPKALAQVLENPSRLYELPPYGDVTLLYFSDLHGQAFPHYFMEPPNLIPPKPLMGRPGYLTGEAILRYYGVERKTPLAYLLSYLDFVELAKAFGPIGGLSALAALIRKQKAQVEAEGGRVLVLDGGDTWTNSGLSLLTQGEAIVDWQNLVGVDHMVSHWEWTLGRERAEALFKKLKGEHLSYNVVDELFGDPLYPAYRIHQMGRYALAIVGATYPYVKVSHPEEFTEGLSFALDVRRLQEAVDQARAEGADAVVLLSHNGLQLDAALAERVKGIDLILSGHTHDLTPSPWRVGKTWIVAGSAAGKALMRVDLKLTKGGIANLRLRILPVLARHLPGAPDVEAFLEKTLAPHRQHLLEPLAVSESLLYKRDTLYSTWDELVGQAVKALYPEVDLVFSPAVRWGTTILPGQAITRDHLYAYLGFTYPDLYLFWLRGEQIRNTLEDIASNVFTPDPFYQQGGDVSRVFGLRYVLDPDAPVGKRIREVEVGGKPLDPNRRYLAASYGGRLQRVGEAKAGYEPRPIYQVLEEYLKAAGRVRVLPKPNVRVLGRNYRVPEVGS comes from the coding sequence ATGAACCGAAGGGAGCTTCTTTTTTGGCTTTCCGCCCTGGGAGGGCTTGGGCCCAAGGCTTTGGCCCAGGTTCTGGAGAATCCTTCCCGCCTCTATGAGCTTCCCCCTTACGGCGACGTCACCCTTCTCTACTTCTCTGACCTCCACGGCCAGGCCTTTCCCCACTACTTCATGGAGCCCCCCAACCTTATCCCCCCTAAGCCCCTTATGGGGAGGCCCGGCTACCTTACCGGGGAGGCCATTCTGCGCTACTACGGGGTGGAGCGGAAGACCCCCTTGGCCTACCTGCTCAGCTATCTGGACTTCGTGGAGCTGGCCAAGGCCTTCGGTCCCATCGGGGGCCTGAGCGCCCTTGCCGCCCTCATCCGCAAGCAAAAGGCCCAGGTGGAGGCCGAGGGGGGAAGGGTCCTGGTGTTGGACGGCGGGGACACCTGGACCAACTCCGGCCTTTCCCTCCTCACCCAGGGAGAGGCCATCGTGGACTGGCAGAACCTCGTCGGGGTGGACCACATGGTCTCCCACTGGGAGTGGACCCTGGGGCGGGAGCGGGCCGAGGCGCTCTTCAAGAAGCTTAAGGGCGAGCACCTCTCCTACAACGTGGTGGATGAGCTTTTCGGCGACCCCCTTTATCCTGCCTACCGGATCCATCAGATGGGCCGCTACGCCCTGGCCATCGTGGGGGCCACCTATCCCTACGTGAAGGTTTCCCACCCCGAGGAGTTCACGGAAGGCCTTTCCTTTGCCCTGGATGTGCGCCGCTTGCAGGAGGCCGTGGACCAGGCCCGGGCCGAGGGGGCGGATGCTGTGGTGCTTCTCTCCCACAATGGCCTCCAGCTGGACGCGGCCTTGGCGGAGCGGGTGAAGGGCATTGACCTCATTCTCTCCGGACACACCCACGACCTCACCCCTTCCCCTTGGCGGGTGGGCAAGACCTGGATCGTGGCGGGAAGCGCGGCCGGTAAGGCGCTCATGCGGGTGGACCTGAAGCTCACCAAGGGGGGCATCGCCAACCTGCGGCTTAGGATTCTGCCGGTTTTGGCCCGCCATCTCCCGGGAGCTCCCGACGTGGAGGCCTTCCTGGAAAAGACCCTGGCTCCCCACCGTCAGCACCTTCTCGAGCCCCTGGCGGTTTCCGAGTCCCTGCTTTACAAGCGGGATACCCTTTACTCCACCTGGGATGAGCTGGTGGGGCAGGCGGTGAAGGCCCTTTATCCCGAGGTGGACCTGGTCTTCAGCCCAGCGGTGCGCTGGGGCACCACCATCCTTCCCGGGCAGGCCATCACCCGGGACCACCTCTACGCCTACCTGGGCTTTACCTACCCCGACCTTTACCTCTTCTGGCTACGGGGGGAGCAGATCCGGAACACCCTGGAGGACATCGCCAGCAACGTCTTTACCCCCGATCCCTTCTACCAGCAGGGCGGGGATGTGAGCCGGGTTTTCGGCCTCCGCTACGTGCTGGACCCCGATGCCCCTGTTGGCAAGCGCATCCGGGAGGTGGAGGTGGGCGGCAAGCCCCTGGATCCCAATCGCCGGTACCTGGCGGCCTCCTATGGGGGAAGGCTCCAGCGGGTGGGGGAGGCCAAAGCAGGGTACGAGCCCAGGCCCATCTACCAGGTCCTCGAGGAGTACCTCAAAGCCGCTGGGCGCGTAAGGGTTTTGCCCAAGCCCAACGTGCGCGTCTTGGGACGCAATTACCGTGTGCCGGAGGTGGGTTCATGA
- the soxX gene encoding sulfur oxidation c-type cytochrome SoxX: MKAKKLIPILLAAPLVVALAQSYFGPSELEAIKTGGKTYADVFLNQRPDQALCSIHRNRLPGDLLPKFLEEQRALIKYPQSGKLMGDWKKGGAIFNNLQKANCFSCHFGSPVHLGGDVGPSLEKYGLKRGQSEAVQRYTYEVIYNSWAYFPCTVMYRFGAQGLLTPEEIADVVAYLLDPESDFNTKPAVGSK, from the coding sequence ATGAAGGCGAAGAAGCTTATCCCCATCCTTTTGGCCGCGCCCCTGGTGGTGGCCTTGGCCCAGTCGTACTTTGGCCCTTCCGAGCTGGAGGCCATCAAGACGGGTGGCAAGACCTACGCAGATGTCTTCCTCAACCAGCGTCCGGACCAGGCCCTTTGCTCCATCCACCGCAACCGCCTGCCCGGTGATCTTCTCCCCAAGTTCCTCGAGGAGCAGCGGGCCCTCATCAAGTACCCGCAAAGCGGCAAGCTCATGGGGGACTGGAAGAAAGGTGGGGCCATCTTCAACAACCTGCAGAAGGCCAACTGCTTCTCCTGCCACTTTGGCTCCCCGGTGCACCTGGGCGGGGACGTGGGGCCCAGCCTGGAGAAGTACGGTCTTAAGAGAGGCCAGTCCGAGGCGGTCCAGCGCTACACCTACGAGGTCATCTACAACTCTTGGGCTTACTTCCCCTGCACGGTCATGTACCGCTTCGGGGCCCAGGGGCTTTTGACCCCCGAGGAGATCGCGGACGTGGTGGCCTACTTGCTGGATCCGGAAAGCGACTTCAACACCAAGCCGGCGGTGGGGTCTAAATGA
- the soxA gene encoding sulfur oxidation c-type cytochrome SoxA, with the protein MLLRSWWMVSVVFLLGLALAQGEVDPREEAKRQKQLLLQTAGILPTELIVEQGKELFNRKGPSGKTMAECDFGLGKGVLEGAAARLPRYFLDTNKVEDLDSRIVTCMTRVQGYRPDQVKRQEVVAIAFYIASFSTGKPIQVRLLFPQERELYALGEKLFYARSGARDIGCATCHVTYVGRRAGVLPYADVLGKDKSWTHWPAYRYSNDQIWTMQDRIRACYGNIGHPQPALYSLPILALELFMAYNNNGAVVEEWPAFVR; encoded by the coding sequence ATGCTTCTACGGTCCTGGTGGATGGTGAGCGTGGTTTTCCTGCTGGGCCTGGCCTTGGCCCAGGGGGAGGTGGACCCGCGGGAGGAGGCCAAGCGGCAAAAGCAACTCCTTTTGCAAACCGCGGGGATCCTGCCCACGGAACTCATCGTGGAGCAGGGCAAGGAACTTTTCAACCGCAAGGGGCCAAGCGGCAAGACCATGGCCGAGTGCGATTTCGGCCTGGGGAAGGGAGTCTTGGAAGGGGCGGCGGCCAGGTTACCCCGTTACTTCCTGGACACTAACAAGGTGGAGGACCTGGATAGCCGCATCGTCACCTGCATGACCCGGGTTCAGGGCTACCGGCCCGACCAGGTCAAGCGGCAAGAGGTGGTGGCCATCGCCTTCTATATCGCCAGCTTCTCCACGGGCAAGCCCATCCAGGTGCGCCTCCTCTTTCCTCAGGAAAGGGAGCTTTATGCTCTTGGCGAGAAGCTCTTTTACGCCCGGAGTGGGGCCCGGGATATAGGGTGCGCCACCTGCCACGTGACCTACGTGGGCCGGCGGGCGGGGGTCCTGCCCTACGCGGATGTCTTGGGCAAGGATAAGTCCTGGACCCACTGGCCTGCCTACCGTTACTCCAACGACCAGATCTGGACCATGCAGGACCGCATCCGGGCCTGCTACGGCAATATCGGCCATCCCCAGCCCGCCCTTTACTCCCTACCCATCCTGGCCCTGGAGCTCTTCATGGCCTACAACAACAACGGGGCTGTCGTGGAGGAGTGGCCGGCTTTCGTGCGGTGA
- the soxZ gene encoding thiosulfate oxidation carrier complex protein SoxZ, whose translation MAIRTIVRLTPAKPKAGENFKLQVVAQHPNEPGTRRDAEGKIIPAKYINQVEVYFEGEKVAEAKPGPSTSANPLYGFMFKAEKAGTFTVKLKDTDGDTGEGTVKLELA comes from the coding sequence ATGGCCATTCGTACTATTGTTCGTTTGACCCCGGCCAAGCCTAAGGCGGGCGAGAACTTCAAGCTCCAGGTAGTTGCCCAGCATCCCAACGAACCCGGCACCCGCCGGGATGCCGAGGGCAAGATCATCCCCGCCAAGTACATCAACCAGGTGGAGGTCTACTTCGAGGGGGAGAAGGTGGCCGAGGCTAAGCCCGGTCCCTCCACCAGCGCCAACCCCCTTTACGGCTTCATGTTCAAGGCGGAAAAGGCAGGGACCTTTACCGTCAAGCTTAAGGACACCGACGGGGATACCGGCGAGGGTACGGTAAAGCTGGAGCTGGCCTAA
- the soxY gene encoding thiosulfate oxidation carrier protein SoxY, whose amino-acid sequence MNRRAFLRTTGVALGAVALAGLPVRAQGLEGEDLANLEKALQAVLGRGFKDLTPSNLVKLTMPAIAESGANVPAEVEVNLPSSQVKAIHLFADKNPTPHLVAFMPMKALPYYATRVRLAETTAIRAVVETVDGKFLLASASTRVTVGGCG is encoded by the coding sequence GTGAATAGGCGAGCGTTTCTAAGGACCACTGGCGTAGCCCTCGGGGCCGTTGCCTTGGCGGGGCTTCCCGTAAGGGCGCAGGGTTTAGAGGGTGAGGACCTGGCCAACCTGGAGAAGGCCCTGCAGGCGGTGTTGGGCAGGGGGTTTAAGGACCTTACCCCCTCTAACCTCGTCAAGCTCACCATGCCGGCCATTGCCGAAAGCGGGGCCAATGTTCCCGCCGAGGTGGAGGTGAACCTGCCCTCGAGCCAGGTGAAGGCCATCCACCTCTTCGCTGACAAGAACCCTACCCCGCACCTGGTGGCCTTTATGCCCATGAAGGCCCTGCCCTACTACGCCACCCGGGTGCGCTTGGCGGAGACCACCGCCATCCGGGCGGTGGTGGAAACGGTGGACGGCAAGTTCCTTTTGGCTTCGGCCAGCACCCGCGTGACCGTGGGCGGCTGCGGTTAA
- a CDS encoding SoxW family protein, translated as MYAYRVLWSLVLLALAAAWAAPDFGRWYPYGTALDLAQTHGRVVMVYFHSPHCPYCDQMNTFVLSDPQVSRFLEDRFVVASVDIETPEGQELSRRYRVPGTPTFVFLVFRKGAWEEVGRFFGSRPRAQFLSELRQICAKGGVCE; from the coding sequence ATGTACGCATACCGGGTACTTTGGTCCCTTGTCCTACTCGCCTTGGCCGCGGCCTGGGCAGCTCCGGACTTCGGCCGGTGGTATCCCTATGGCACGGCCCTGGACCTGGCCCAGACCCACGGGCGGGTGGTGATGGTGTACTTTCACTCCCCTCACTGTCCCTACTGCGACCAGATGAACACCTTCGTTTTGTCCGATCCCCAGGTAAGCCGCTTCCTGGAGGACCGTTTCGTGGTGGCCTCCGTGGATATCGAGACCCCGGAGGGTCAGGAGCTTTCCCGGCGGTATCGGGTGCCGGGTACCCCAACCTTTGTCTTCCTCGTCTTCCGCAAGGGGGCGTGGGAAGAGGTGGGCCGGTTTTTTGGCAGCCGGCCCCGGGCGCAGTTCCTTTCGGAGCTGCGCCAGATTTGTGCCAAGGGAGGTGTGTGTGAATAG